The sequence TCGCGTCGGCCTGAGCAGGTAAAGTTGTCTTTACTTCATTGAAGGGAACCAACCGGCGCGCACGGTCGTTGGAACCGATGCAAGTGCCGAAAGATCCAGGAGGATCAGGTGCGAACTTCCAGCAACCCCGCCTTCCGCAACCTGCCACGGGGTGCGGCCGGCGCTCCGTACGCGGGCTTCGGCCAGCCGTACGGCCAGCCCGGCTACGGTCCGCCTACGGGCTACGGTGCACCGCAGGCGCCGTCCGGCGAGGCGAGCCGTCCCATGACGGTTGACGACGTGGTCATGAAGACCGGTGCCTCGTTGGGCGTGACGCTTCTCGTGGGCGTCGTCACGGCGATCTGGGCGCAGACGCAGGCTGCCTCGGGCACGATGGGCCCCATCGTCGGCGCGATGATCGCCGGGATGCTCGTCGGTCTCGTGCTCTCTCTGATCATCATCTTCAAGCAGCTTGCCAGCGCGCCGATGACGCTCGCGTACGCGGCAGCCGAGGGTGTCTTCCTCGGTGCGATCACCGGCGTGTTCGAGATGCTGTACCCGGGTATCGCGTTGCAGGCGATCCTCGGCACCGCCGCCGTGTTCGTCGTGATGCTCGTGGTCTACAAGACCGGCGCGGTCAAGGTGACACCCAAGTTCCGCAAGTGGATGATCGGCGCACTCGGTGGTGTGGCCGTCGTCATGCTCGTGAACCTCGTGTTGAGCCTCTTCGGCGTCAACACGGGTCTGCGGGACGGCAGTGGCCTTGCGATCGTGTTCAGCCTCGTGGTCATCGGCATCGCGGCGTTCAGCTTCTTGCTCGACTTCGACATGGCCGACGAGGCCATCAGGCAGGGCATGCCGGCCAAGTTCGCGTGGTTCGTCGCTTTCGGTCTCCTGGTCACCCTGGTGTGGCTGTACCTGGAGATCCTGCGGCTGCTGTCGTATCTACAGAACGACTGACGGCTTTCGCCTCGACCGGCGGCTGAGGGCGCTCGACCGGAAGGTCGGGCGCCCTCTTTTTGTGGTACTGGCGTGCGTAACCGGCTCGCATCTCTCGTGCATCCTTCGAACCTTGGTGGTCACCTGATCGAAGTGGACGCGGCGGCAAGGCATTTACTCTATGTGAATTCTTGTGGTGCGGATTCCCTCGAACAGGTGTGAGGTTGCGGTGAGTGTCCCTCCCGGCTCCGGTCCCCAGCCCGGTGACTTCCACT comes from Saccharomonospora xinjiangensis XJ-54 and encodes:
- a CDS encoding Bax inhibitor-1/YccA family protein — its product is MRTSSNPAFRNLPRGAAGAPYAGFGQPYGQPGYGPPTGYGAPQAPSGEASRPMTVDDVVMKTGASLGVTLLVGVVTAIWAQTQAASGTMGPIVGAMIAGMLVGLVLSLIIIFKQLASAPMTLAYAAAEGVFLGAITGVFEMLYPGIALQAILGTAAVFVVMLVVYKTGAVKVTPKFRKWMIGALGGVAVVMLVNLVLSLFGVNTGLRDGSGLAIVFSLVVIGIAAFSFLLDFDMADEAIRQGMPAKFAWFVAFGLLVTLVWLYLEILRLLSYLQND